In Apium graveolens cultivar Ventura chromosome 10, ASM990537v1, whole genome shotgun sequence, the following are encoded in one genomic region:
- the LOC141691551 gene encoding uncharacterized protein LOC141691551 yields the protein MTFSTEDYEDVIRPHEDPLIINPIIGQKKIWKVMVDTGSSANILFHKTYYKMNLVGEQLEPCNEAPIYAIGGHPIQFKGTITLPVLLCKLSYTVEKLVKFYVVRIESPSNVIFGRPFLSTFEAVESIPHLKLKFPTEKGVREMRGDQKTA from the coding sequence ATGACCTTCAGCACTGAAGATTACGAGGATGTCATTCGCCCGCACGAGGACCCTCTAATCATCAATCCCATCATCGGGCAAAAAAAGATATGGAAAGTGATGGTGGATACAGGCAGCTCGGCCAATATACTGTTCCACAAAACCTACTACAAGATGAACTTGGTTGGAGAGCAACTAGAGCCCTGCAACGAGGCTCCCATTTATGCCATCGGAGGGCATCCCATTCAGTTCAAAGGAACGATTACTCTTCCGGTCCTCCTATGCAAGTTGTCGTATACCGTCGAAAAGCTAGTGAAGTTCTATGTAGTTCGGATCGAAAGCCCATCTAATGTAATATTTGGCAGGCCCTTCTTATCAACCTTTGAAGCAGTGGAGTCTATACCCCACCTCAAACTCAAGTTCCCCACTGAAAAAGGGGTAAGAGAAATGAGGGGCGATCAGAAAACCGCCTGA